Proteins encoded within one genomic window of Lysinibacillus louembei:
- the serA gene encoding phosphoglycerate dehydrogenase: protein MMTTQAVERATKAITVFIADPLSEDGIYPLIQESELNLNIITDTGLTQSQLIEKIANVDVLLVRSQTTVTREVIEAAKNLKLIGRAGVGVDNIDLAAATEHGIIVVNAPDGNTNSAAEHTIAMMTALARYIPQAFNTLKNGIWDRKSYVGVELKHKVLGIIGMGRIGVEVAYRAKGQRMKVIAYDPFLSEERAQELGVTKGTVDEVCAAADFITVHTPLLPETRNLINKERFAIMKDGVRIINCARGGIINEDDLYDAIVAKKVAGAALDVFITEPATDHPLLTLPEVIATPHLGASTIEAQESVAVDVSNDIIKFFKTGTVTNPVNMPSISKEKLAQIEPFFGLAEKLGQFLIQVTTEAVKELNISYAGDVANFDVRPLTANAIKGLLSTNHGTHVNNVNARYLAERIGMNINEHKTTTAKGFTNLITVEIKTANETHTVAGTLLNGLGARIVKVEGFVVDVIPAGNLLYVKNTDKPGAIGRVATKLAEKDINIATMQVGRDMVGGSAVMMLAIDNIVTAEDLQYVAQLENIDEVKAITL from the coding sequence ATGATGACAACGCAAGCAGTAGAAAGAGCAACAAAAGCAATTACGGTTTTTATCGCTGATCCATTAAGTGAGGATGGCATTTATCCATTAATCCAAGAATCTGAATTGAATTTAAATATCATAACAGATACAGGCTTAACACAGTCGCAATTAATCGAAAAAATTGCCAATGTTGATGTGCTGTTAGTGCGTTCACAAACAACTGTAACACGCGAAGTAATTGAAGCAGCCAAAAATTTAAAATTGATTGGGCGTGCAGGTGTTGGTGTTGATAATATCGACTTAGCCGCTGCAACAGAGCATGGAATTATCGTTGTCAATGCGCCAGATGGCAATACAAACTCTGCAGCTGAGCATACGATTGCGATGATGACTGCGCTTGCCCGCTACATCCCACAAGCATTTAATACGTTAAAAAATGGTATTTGGGATCGCAAATCTTATGTTGGTGTTGAATTAAAACATAAAGTTTTAGGTATTATTGGCATGGGACGTATCGGTGTGGAAGTCGCATATCGAGCAAAAGGTCAGCGCATGAAAGTGATTGCCTACGATCCATTTTTATCTGAGGAGCGTGCACAAGAGCTTGGTGTCACAAAAGGAACAGTTGATGAAGTATGTGCTGCGGCTGACTTTATTACAGTGCATACACCGTTATTACCAGAAACGCGCAACCTGATTAATAAAGAGCGCTTTGCTATTATGAAAGACGGTGTTCGCATTATTAACTGTGCACGCGGCGGTATTATTAATGAAGATGATTTATACGATGCGATTGTAGCGAAAAAAGTAGCAGGTGCAGCATTAGATGTTTTCATTACAGAGCCTGCAACAGACCATCCATTATTAACATTACCTGAAGTCATTGCAACACCACATTTAGGCGCATCTACTATCGAGGCACAGGAATCTGTTGCTGTTGATGTATCAAATGATATTATTAAATTTTTCAAAACAGGCACTGTTACAAACCCTGTCAATATGCCGTCCATTTCAAAAGAAAAGCTAGCACAAATCGAGCCGTTTTTCGGGCTTGCTGAAAAGCTTGGACAATTTCTAATTCAAGTAACAACTGAAGCAGTAAAGGAATTAAATATTTCCTATGCTGGGGATGTTGCAAACTTTGATGTACGCCCGTTAACAGCAAATGCAATTAAAGGCTTGCTATCAACAAACCACGGCACACATGTCAACAATGTCAACGCTCGTTACCTTGCTGAGCGTATCGGCATGAACATTAATGAGCATAAAACAACGACAGCAAAAGGCTTTACAAATTTAATTACAGTTGAAATTAAAACAGCTAATGAAACGCATACAGTTGCAGGTACTTTATTAAATGGTTTAGGTGCACGCATTGTCAAAGTAGAGGGCTTTGTAGTCGATGTTATTCCAGCAGGTAACCTTTTATATGTTAAAAATACGGATAAGCCTGGCGCAATCGGTCGCGTCGCAACAAAATTAGCTGAAAAGGATATTAATATCGCCACAATGCAAGTAGGTCGCGATATGGTCGGTGGTTCGGCAGTAATGATGCTGGCAATCGACAATATTGTCACAGCTGAAGATTTACAATATGTCGCACAGCTCGAAAACATTGACGAAGTGAAAGCAATTACACTGTAG
- a CDS encoding enoyl-CoA hydratase, which yields MNYTTINLEILERKAILTLNRPQAMNAMDATMMQELANCLEQLHEQPDVQVLIVKGEGRAFSAGGDIKMMLGADGAVDFEALMSSITRFTKAYYTLPMLTIAQIHGAAAGLAFSLALASDVVVAEESAKLAMNFIGIGLVPDGGGHFFMKERLGVAKAKQLIWEGKVMEAQEALAQGLVDYVVPDSAATATVDQIVGKMLASPIAAMLETKQILHTEKLPELERILQAEAKAQAKMHATKDHQEGITAFVEKRPPNFIGQ from the coding sequence GTGAATTACACAACAATTAATTTAGAAATATTAGAGCGAAAAGCGATTTTAACATTAAATCGTCCACAAGCAATGAATGCAATGGATGCGACAATGATGCAGGAATTAGCTAACTGCTTAGAGCAGTTACACGAACAACCGGATGTGCAAGTGTTAATTGTCAAAGGTGAAGGCCGTGCCTTTTCAGCTGGTGGCGATATTAAAATGATGCTTGGTGCAGATGGAGCGGTTGATTTTGAAGCGCTGATGTCCTCAATTACCCGCTTTACAAAAGCCTACTACACATTGCCGATGCTAACGATTGCACAAATCCATGGTGCAGCAGCTGGGTTAGCCTTTAGCCTAGCGTTAGCAAGTGATGTAGTTGTTGCAGAAGAATCCGCAAAGCTTGCGATGAACTTTATTGGCATTGGACTTGTTCCAGATGGTGGCGGTCATTTCTTTATGAAGGAGCGCTTAGGTGTAGCAAAAGCGAAGCAGCTCATTTGGGAAGGCAAAGTGATGGAGGCACAGGAGGCATTAGCACAAGGATTAGTAGATTACGTTGTGCCAGATAGTGCGGCAACTGCAACCGTAGACCAAATTGTAGGTAAAATGCTAGCATCACCAATTGCTGCAATGCTTGAAACAAAGCAAATTTTGCATACAGAAAAATTACCAGAGCTAGAGCGTATTTTGCAGGCAGAAGCTAAAGCTCAAGCAAAAATGCATGCAACAAAGGATCATCAAGAGGGCATTACGGCATTTGTTGAAAAGCGCCCACCTAATTTTATAGGGCAGTAA